In Fervidobacterium thailandense, the DNA window TATCCGGTGAAAGAAGCAGCGGTACTTTCGCACTACCATCGATTAGCTGAGAAGATTTTTGAGACAATGTCGTACCATCAAATTCGAATCGATAAACCTTCCCCTTCCTCTCACCAATAGATGATGTGAAAATTACAGCCTTTCCACCGTTTACGTATACGGTCACCCCACTCCACGAGGAATTTTCCAGCGAGGATTCTTTGTACGTGCCATCTGAGATATCTTGGACGACCAATTTACTATTGGTACCATTATCTGAAGCGTAAACTATGTATTTTTTTCCACCTAACTCAAAATAACTTGCGGGAGTGACTATTGAAACCCCTGAAACCTGTCCAATAGTTTGTACTACACCTGTTCTCAATATTCTGAACAATTTACCATCGCTCGAAACTGCAAGCATTTCGCCACCGGGCAAACCTATGATGCTCGGTGACCTTCCGCCTGGTAAGACTTTGTATTCAACACCATCCCAAAGGCCTGCACCACTCTCCGGGATAAACGAGGTGGAACTCGTAGGAGTCGCCAGAAAAGCACTCAGAATAAGTATCAAAGCAAGAGTAAAGATCGAAGCCAGAAAGACTCCCTTCTTTGACCTCTGAGTAGTCACACTATCACCTCCACGGTTAATCAATTTTTCATCGTGAATCTTCAAAATCTTATCCTCTAATCTTATTGGTGTTCGTTTCCAAATACTTTAGACCTACCTTGCCACGATTGTATAACCTTCAACGTTTAAGGTGTTTCCCGTTTTATCCTTAACTCCCTTAACTTCCAACTTGTACGTTCCCGGAGCGATTGTTGTTTGCACGGTAAAGATAACTCGCCTTTCAGCTTCCATAATCTCAGAAACGTACATTGAAAGATCGCGGTAGTAGTACGAGAATTCATCTTCCCTTAGAAGCAGGCGAGGTCTATCACTTGTACTAATCTTACCCGGATCCTCCACTTCAACTTCAAATTTTACTTCGCCAGGAATTATGTAATTTACAGCGTCTCGCTGAATTTCAACACCGTTAACTTTGATCCTCACAAGTTTCGGAGGTGTCCGATCCGGGACAAAAATCGTTGTGTTTGCCAGCCCAGCTCTTTTACCTCCACCAGCTTCGACGTAAACTGTAATGTTATGTTCACCTTCCTCGGCAACCCATGGAGTGTACAATCGCACTTCGGAAATTTCTTCGTTTGGGTACTCGGCAATTTTCTTTCCGTCGACGAAATAAACAATCTTAGAAAGAACATCTCCAATTTGCTCCATCGGAACAGCCACAATGAGTACAGTCTGTCCAGCTTCGGGGCTTTCCGGTTGAACTTGAATCTTGAATGCCACACCGGCGGCACCGACGTAGAATGTCTTTGAACTTGAGAAAATATTACCACTATCATCGTACGCAACGACGCCCACCGTATGTGGCCCGTTTTGAACATCCGTAACCACGTAAGTCCAGTTGAACACCTTACCGTTTATGTCCCTTTTCTCTTTCAAAGCACCATCAAAATACAACTCGTAAGACTTTAAACCCACGTTATCCTCGATTCGGAATTCCACCGGTATCGTGGACATGTTTTGCGGATAGAACAGGTCCGTGTTAATGAGTATTCTGGGAGGTTCAGCATCACGTTGGGTCGGTCTGAACGTTATCGTTGTTGCATCATCACTGTCAGGTACTTTCGCTGCTACAGAAACCGTGTAATCTCTCTCTTCGCTGAAAACGCCGAGTGGAATGTAGCTTACCCCGGATGGAATTTCCAAATCCTTACTAACCGCGCCTTCAACAACGAGTTTCACAAGTGGGTTCCGACCGCCTACCTTTATTTGGAGCAGTACGTCCTCGTTTTTGTAAGGTCTGGGCGGGATTAAGCGCATGTACTCTATTATCGGTCCGGATGTGTCGTATATAAAAACCGTTTTCGTTTCTCTGTATTCCTGTCCGGTTATCAGTGAATAGCCAGTGACTTCCACCGTATACTTACCGGGTTTGGTTGGTTTCCAAGATATTATGTATGGATGAGAACTTGGAATTGATAACTTCTGGACACTGCCATCCGAAGAAACGGTGACACTTTTAATTTTAACCCCCGGCTCGACGGTTTCGACAATTATTGAAATTTCCTCGTTTATCCTTCCGTATTCTACGGTTTTCAGTCTGATCAGTTTCGTGGAAGGCACTTGTGTGGATTTGGCACATCCAAACAAAACGATTAAAATTAAAACGAACAAGAAGTTTACGAATGTATGTTCGGGGAATTTTCTTGTCACTTTCATCCTTCTGAACCTCCCACAAACCTTTTCTTGTCAAGTACACATAAAATTTCTGCGCCGGCAGCTGGAAATCCTGGGGTTCAATGTGGAAGGTTCAGGAGGTTGAGAAGCTTGTCCATGATATCAGGAGTGAGGTTAGAAGTACACGCATTCAAGGCAAACTTGGCGAGTTTGTCAACGTAGTTGTTGAACTCAACGCCCTTATGCGCGGCTACCTTTACAAAATCTACGCGCAGTGATTTCTGAGTACGGAGCAAAAAATCCTTGTACGCTCTCGTTAACTCGGTTCTCGCTTCCCACTCGCCCGTTACCCACTTTTGGATCCCTTCGTAGTCGTGGTAAATCACAACGTGCTTTACGGACCGCTCCAGGGCCAAATTTATCGCGAAAACCGTGGCAAGAAGCTCTCCGGAAACGTTCCTGTGCTTTGCCAGTTGTTCGTCTTCCAAGCAGAAATAGTATTCTTCACGAGTACTCGGAACGTATACAGCACCAGAAATCTTACCGTCTCTGTAGGAACCGTCTACATAAATTTCCAAAGCCGACGTTTCGTGCCGCATAATTACCTCCTCGAGAGATTTATAGCATCACAACCAAGACTAACACAAAAATTTGAGCGAGTACGTACACAGCATCGGTTTTCCGCCATTGGAGTTGATAGTAATGCGTTCTTTTACCTATTCCGTACTTTCGAGCCATCAACGCGAGTGAAAGTTCCTCGGCCTTTCGGAGAGAGGAAACAAGTAGCGGGACTACGATGCTCGTGATCAAGGTGAGTTTATTTGCGAGTCCTTTTTCCGTGTAACGCGCTCCCCTGGCTGTTTGGGCTTTGATTATTCTGTCAGCTTCGTCCAAAAGCACCGGGATGAATCGAATCGATATCGCCAACATCATTCCAAAGTCCTCGCGAGTTTCCTCCTTAACACGGAAAAGCCTCAGTAGCTCCACTATTCCCCTGGCCAAGAGTAACGGAGGCGTTGTGAAGGTGAGGACAGAGGCGTACAGAAATATCAAGGCCAATCTCAGTGCGATGTACAACGCTTCATTTGGGCCTGAAAGCCAATACTGCACAATTACCGCGAAAGCCAGCAAGAACCACACACTCTTCAGACTCCTCAAATACACGCGTAATTTGATTTTTGAAAGTAGCATCAGGGCAAGTAAAAAGCTTCCAGGTATAATGTACTCCTGCAAGTTCCGAACCAGCAAAACCGAGGTTATCCCTACGAGTGTTGAGATCATCTTACCTCGTGGATCTAAGCGGTGTATCGGAGAAGATTTGGGAACATATTTTCCTACGGTTAATTTCAAGTTTCAAACACCTCTTTCACGCTCTTTCGATTCAGCCGTGCAAACAGTGCGTCTTATCGTTTACTTACTGTTTTGGAGTTAGTTTCTTGCCTTACCCCACTTTGGAAACGCGTAAATTCTGAAATTAACTCGGAGTAGAAACGGAAAAATCTTTCGACGTATACGTTATAGCGATCACTTCGGCCGTTGTAAGCGGAAATTGTGCGGAGAATATCCCCATTATAAACGTTCTTGAGTGTTAGATAGACGTACCTGTATGCGATTTTGAGTTGCCAATCAGGGTAGTTGAGTAAATCAACGTGTTTCCTATGAATCTGCTTAAACTCCCTAACGTCCTTATAAAAATTTGCAACGTAAAAAACAGCCGCTTCGTGAAGTTGAAAGTAGCCGATCGCCTTCCCGTTGTCGCCCACTTTGTTTCTGAACATGCTCTCGACCAAACCAAAAGCTACCATCATAAGCGGGTCAACTGCGCCGGGTACGATTTTTGATTCTTCCTCCAACGTGACTGCGATGAGCCGCGCATCACGCTCAGGAACACCGTACTTACGTAGAATTGCGAATGTGAATTCTTGGAGAACTCCTGAAAACGCAAGAAATGGAACCGTTATCAAACCAACGATCAGCGCCTTTAACCTTGCCTCCATGATTCCACCACAACCTAAGGTTTTTTCGAAAACCGTCTAAAAGCTTATCTCTATTTCTTGACCATCCTTCCAACCGTATTCCGACTTTGCGTTCCCTTTGTTGACTGCGATCTCGACGTAGCCGGTGCTGTCTTCGTGTAGCAGTAACTCGCCTTCATCGACATCCGCGTAAGTCTCGACAACCGGAACCTTGTAAGTCTTTCCACCCACTCTTAGTTTTACCTCGGAGATATCCTCCAGCCACTCGAAGGGTATATTCGTTTCCACGTTGCCGAACCTGTCAAAGTAGGCAATTTCACCAAGAATTAGGTGATCTGAACGATGCGCACGTTTGTAAGGTAGCGTAGCGTAGTTCGGAAGTCGCGTGCCAAGCTCGTCGAAGATACCCTTTGAGATGTAAGCAGCGGCGGGAGAGAATATATCTCTACCGTGGAAGGTCCTCGAGCCTCCCACGTGGTATTTTCTGTTCGTCAGCTCTACCACCTTCTCAGGTTCGTGTCTCTCGAGCACCAATGTCA includes these proteins:
- a CDS encoding RNase H family protein yields the protein MRHETSALEIYVDGSYRDGKISGAVYVPSTREEYYFCLEDEQLAKHRNVSGELLATVFAINLALERSVKHVVIYHDYEGIQKWVTGEWEARTELTRAYKDFLLRTQKSLRVDFVKVAAHKGVEFNNYVDKLAKFALNACTSNLTPDIMDKLLNLLNLPH
- a CDS encoding energy-coupling factor transporter transmembrane component T family protein, producing MKLTVGKYVPKSSPIHRLDPRGKMISTLVGITSVLLVRNLQEYIIPGSFLLALMLLSKIKLRVYLRSLKSVWFLLAFAVIVQYWLSGPNEALYIALRLALIFLYASVLTFTTPPLLLARGIVELLRLFRVKEETREDFGMMLAISIRFIPVLLDEADRIIKAQTARGARYTEKGLANKLTLITSIVVPLLVSSLRKAEELSLALMARKYGIGKRTHYYQLQWRKTDAVYVLAQIFVLVLVVML
- a CDS encoding SAM hydrolase/SAM-dependent halogenase family protein, producing the protein MIVFITDWGNSHYVGICKGVMRSITDVEIVDLTHNITPYNVREAMYVLDRSVDWFPKGTIFLTVVDYGVGTARKAIAVKTEKYYFVAPDNGLLTLVLERHEPEKVVELTNRKYHVGGSRTFHGRDIFSPAAAYISKGIFDELGTRLPNYATLPYKRAHRSDHLILGEIAYFDRFGNVETNIPFEWLEDISEVKLRVGGKTYKVPVVETYADVDEGELLLHEDSTGYVEIAVNKGNAKSEYGWKDGQEIEISF